CAATAACACAAGAACAAAAGTTTGCATTCCACGGAAATTGATGGGTATAGGTCCGTATATATTAATACACAAGAAGTGTTTAGAATTTATCTGTGCTGTAGCAATTAAGACAGTAAACGTTGCATAGAATTGGGAATTGGACTTGGATAGCGTCAAGGAGACGGGGTGGGGCAACGTTGCCGTGGCTTCAGGTGAGCCGTTCCTCATAAAATAATCAATGCATGGCCCCCATTGTGATTTCaactatttattttccaaGTGACGTGAAGTTGTAGTTCAGACACGCGTATCGCATCCACGTTGacaattcaaatatatactttCCAACTTATCATTTCTATCACTAGTATTATGTTCTCACGTCGGTTCACGCGTCGTTATTGCCTTAAATTGCTCATCGTAAAATACTGTACAATTACCTAggctcaatttttttttttttttgttttaattttatcaacacTAGAAGTTGttagaaaaacaatttttatagtCGTTGAACTTGCTGGGTATTCGATTCAGTGGTGGCGGTGGTTCCTTAAACAGTACAACATATACATTACACTATCCTAAAAATTTGTGTGAGGTGGAAGAAAAACTTTACTTGCGTGTGAGGTCAAAGAAAAACCATACCATCCTCGGCTTGTTTACATCAGTTCTGACATTTTACTTTAGTAATTAAACCATATGAACTAACTACTACAAAGGTCCTTGCTCGCCTTGTGAAATTGAAGCAAACAAATTGTTTGGATGTATTTGTTTCACGTTTTGGGTTCAACAAGTAGTTGTCTCTTGTTTGTGTGTACATGCGTTTATTGTCTTACTGAGAGCTAACTTTATgctactattatttttttatcttgtgtTTCTGtattgtatgaattttttagtCAAGTCATTTCATCTCAAGTATCAATATTCAGACTTCATTTTATGCTAGTGGCAGGGTAACAAGTCTGACCCGACATGAAGCGGTTTTGCGCCATTCTGTGGGGGGTCTTGTCAAATTCAGCAAGTCGCTTGTAGGAGTCATGAAAATGCACGTACACCTACTGAACACAAAATCTATTTGCATGCCATTGTGGACACGCAGACCTAGTGTAGCTGTCGTGATGCACATGCCGCTATGTACAgcattaattatacatttattaccTACTCTACTATGGGCACTCGCTCTGATTTTACTTTGTACTACAATTTTTACACTTGGAAAGTAAATCTCTCTTTACCTTAGCCCTTAGCTACCATTGTAGTCTAATTAAAGTAAAGCAGTTAGGCATGTGCgggtattcaaatttttcccaatCCCCAGGAATTCGACTTTACtttaatacatatatgcaaGCGCATCTGAAGTATACCTCCCGAAGTGGATTCTGGCCGATTGAAAGCCTCCCATGTCACCTGCTATGCCATTTGAATAGATGGCATAGGACGACACCGGTGGCCTCGAATCATTAGGTATCCATCCACCTCTGGAGGTGAACCACCATTTTGACCGGCTGTATTCGCTTGATACTGCCGCAGAATCTCGTGATACTTGTGTTTGGTTTCTGGACTGAGTGAATTTCGCAGTGTTAAACGGATATGAACCGTATGATATATCTGAATTTGTCACTGTGCAACTCGGCACAGTCCAACAACACTGGTCCCCAGCACCACATGGTGGCACGCCTTGTTAAGAGGAAGGTGCCACACGGTGGTAACATCGGTATCGGCCAGATGGCCAACCTCACACGAGCTTGGCTAACGTGCACTAGCCACAAGAACCACAGTTGAATCCGGTGCATTTACCTTTTCAGTATTACTGACTGATTGAGTCGACGTTCACCCAGGTCCGATACTTGATTCGGTTATCCGCATATGCCTAATGGCAATAAACGTGTACATGGTCTATCTTATACATAAACCACACTGCAGTTGTGGCGAGCAAATGAAGAATTGTCAATTATTTCAGACAAACTTGATATACTCGGCACAGTGGGAAATCTGAAGAGGAGGCGTTAGTGATCACGATTGGGACAGATATGTGTAAATTGTTAAGAAATTCAACAGATACATATTGATTGCTTATCTTATCGGTTACTCTTATTCCCTATTTGATCGTATTCACAAACGTCCACCTTTCCTATCTGTATCAAATTTTACCACAGTCACAGTGACCAACCTTAACCATCTACAGGGTTCCTGCGAAGTAggagagaaaaacgaaaagagaaaaaggcgaagaagaaaaaggacaCAGTGGAGACTAGCAGCAACAAAGAAGAGAAGTCCGACCCGTCAGTATATGCATGCTCGGCAGACCTAGTGCACGCAATGTTGTCCCGAATGTAATTAAAGTTATTTGGACTGATGACATCTGGTCTTTTGCAAACCATACCATACCTTGGATTTGTGTAGGCTTTTTACTGCCACAATCTGAGGAAACGACTTGTACAGTTTGCCACATTTCTTATCATGCAAACAGTTGAGAGTATAAAATGATTGCACTGGGGCTGCCGAAGAATTTATCTACTGAAAGGTCAAGGAGGCAAATTTTCACGTTACATGACTATTTAAGGGAGGAGAAAGACGACGGTCGTAAGTCTGGAACACCGACACCTGAGGTCGACGAAGACGGATTCTGTATAAAGCCGAAGGTTGATCCTTGGGAAAACGAAAGAGGATTTTACTCAAGCTCGGACAGTGACTCCGAGGATGAAAGGGAGCGTAAAATTCGCGTTGAAATCAAACCATTGAGCAACGGTAGTGCTCCGATGAGTGCTAGTGTCGACGAGCTCCGAGCAACAGTGGAAAACCTCTCTTTGTCTCCTGTAGGCACAATTATGGTAAGTTAGAGTACCCTTCTCTTTCACCTTATTGATATCATGCACTTGTACTGTTTACCCTCGCAACTCCAATGAAAATGTGACACTGAACCAGGGTCGTAGAGGGTCCAACGCCGATACGGATCACCACATGAAGAGGTCACAGTCCGTCTCTCAGCAGCTCGGAGGAAAGCCCAGCTCTGACCTTCTTGGCTTGAACCTCTTCAATCCCAACAGTACACCGTCCAGTGCCTCAACGCCGACAAGCGGTCACCCTTACGCACCACTTCAAAGCCCGCCACCTCTATCCTCTCCGCCCACAATTTCTCAACCCTCGCTACATACGCATGCCCCAGCCACAGCTCACCCCAACCCACGATTCCAAGGTAAACTCAGATCTTGATTTTTGAAGACAGAGGAAGGTAGAATATGGCAAAGTCGGGAGAATTTGTGCAGTGGGTGGGTCACGCatgcagatgaaaaattaacgatgcAAGATGTTATCAACACTCTTCGCTAAGAGTACtttcaatatttcagacaGTGATCTGTTTTCCGAGGTAGGGGAAATCACTGTGGCTCTACCGCCGAAGCAGTCGCCTAGTGCCTCCTCTATAGCGATTCCAAGGCCACCTTCGAGACGAGGAGACGGGGTGAGTACGGCAACGTCCCGTGGTCGAGTTTCACCGGCAACGTTATCTCGAGCCGACAGTGTGGCCAGTCTGGAGTTTCGAACGTCTGGCGTGGCGGTCGGATCATCGAGGGGACCCTCGCCCCTAACAATTGGTCTGGCTGATACAATACCTTTAGCCGTCGCGTTCCATGAAATAGTTCACTCGTACTTTCGGGGCACAGATGAAACTCGATGTCAGGTGAAGCTCAGCGGAGATATGATGCTATCCTTTCCAGCTGGCATCGTTGCCGTTTTGGCTAATAATCCAAATCCTGCTAAGCTAATTTTTCGTGTTAAAAATAGCAACAGACTCGAAAGGTTACTGCCAAACAGTCAGCTGATCAGCTTGTAAGTCTTGACAGTACAAAAGAATCCTTTATTGAACAACAATATTTCTCATCAATTTGTATATTCGTTAAAGGGATGCCACGCAAGCAACAGCTGACAGTACGGTATTCGACTTCAATATGAGTGCCTTAACCACCCTGCTCCGACGGCAGGCGGAACAAAATCCTTCAGCTTCCTATTTTAATGTGGATATACTCAAGTATCAAATAAAGAACAAGGATGGTGCAGGATCATGCCCCTTTCAACTCGTTGCATATTGGAAATGCGAAACAACACATACTGATTTGAAAGTATATAGCTACGAATACAGATTACTGACGATTTTAGAGACCGTGATCTGTTCATAATCAGCTTCATCTCATCCATAGATTGATTACAAGTACAACAGTCGTGCAATGGCATTACCAAGCCCGCTTCTGAATGTTCACATTGCTTCACTGATCGATGGAGGTTTCAAGAGCCTGCACAGTAAGCCGCTCGCTCAGTGGCTTCCTGATTCTAATCGAATATTGTGGAAATTCACCGAACTCTCGCAGCATAGCGAAGGTGGTGGTGTCGGATCTCTTAAAGCAAGGATCGAGCTGGATCAAGGGCCAGGATCACAGGGAACAATATTCACGCAATTCAATTGTGAAGGCACTACTCTATCAGGGGTTGAGTTTGAACTCGTCGGTGTTGGGTATAGGCTTAGTTTAGTGAAGCGGAGATTTGTCTCCGGTAAGTCACCTGACATGTTTTATCAAGCGATagagaaaatgatgaaaaaaaacttgcaaaTAACATGGGCCAACGATTTCCAGGGCGGTATATGTGCGATGGTGATTCGGATCTAAGACCTCGTTATGCGGCGCCGCCGTCCACAATAAACTGATGCCTGGTACATCGAGAAATGCGGCATCATCGAGAAGAGGAATCAGTTCCTTCTTCcacccaccccccccccccccccccccgccttCCCCCTTCATCCTCACTGTCTTGGGCCGCTATAACCTGAATATGTATCCTGGATACcaaagaaacaaatataaGAGTTTTGCGCATACAGCTTCACTTGCAATCCAAGTTTACCTTATATTTGTCATAAAAGTTTATCTGCTAAAATATTACAGTTCCAGTATATTTTATCAGTAGAACTCTCTTTGGTGTCCAGTAAATACATTAAATTCAGTCGTGTCTATAAACTGTAATTAGGATGATTTGCAAACGGAATAGAATCGacttgacatattttttactctctaCACACAACACACACGCGCTCGAAGTAGATCACCTTATCATCCATCACTACGTTTATtatggtatttttttaaattgtcattaatattattaattattgttattattactattaacATCATTActgttcttgttgttgttattatcatcgtcgtcgtcattatcatcatcattatcttCATCATCATGGACAATGTTATAATTCGATTATCTCGACTACCTTTGCCATTGTTTATTCATTGCGCTCTATCACTCGTAACCAATCCTTCCAAGTTAATCATTCTCACTTTATGGAAATTTTATGTATGGATTGGTAGGATTCTAGAATTATCATCATACTGCAATAATTTAGCCAGAATGATGATATGCGGGGTTCGTGTAAATCATTTCTCGAGCAAATATTTATGTAGACTCCCTATAATACCCTTTATACACGAGTTTGTTAGACTCAAAGCAAGTATCAGTTCGTGCCTCGCATAGTTGCATATTGATTTAACGTAATCTGGAAATAATTGCGATATCAACTACATGATttcaatattgtaaataattgactACGTATAATACGTGTTTACATATgctatacatacgtacatacgtatgtatgtacatcaattcaataatattaaaaCTTGTAATTAGTAGTTTCATTTCGCAGGGTCACCAATAATTTAGAATTTTGGGAAATTTCAGGAACTTATATTCCGCAGAGAAAAATCGAAGCAATCTTCAGACATTTCGTAAAAGTGAAGAACCTCCGACTTTGAAACGAAATCTGAATTGAACGCGTACTGATCTCGATCAAACGGTtcaacgtaaaatttttattattccaacTGTGCGTAATAAATTCGGCCAAATTCGATTTTGGGaatatcatttaattttcatgtCTTCTCGCACCCACCTtcgcataaaattttttaacgatattgGTCGTAAAAGGTCCAATATTACGTAAGTATGGTGGCAAACTGTCTGGAAATACTGAAATTGTTAGcaggaaaaatgaagaaatttatttcggCAAAATTTTCGTTACCGTATTAATTATCCTGAAACACAGGTCCAGTGTAATAGAATTATCTTTAAGAAAATGACCTTTGCATATAAATCATTTCGTCTCAAACCCAACAATCTCGAAATGTCGCCACTTTTAATTTAcctaaatttttgtaaattgattTAACGAACGCAAAAAGAGAAACTTGTTTGGCCGAAAAAATTTAGTATCCATATTAAGATTTCGAATAAGGTATACACGCCAAAAGTAATGAAGGATAAAACAATATGCGTTTCAGTAtacattgaatgaaaatacattgcagtgtttttattcagaattttgTATAGAATGGAACTGTTAAGCCCTTTTCGCCTACAAGATACGTAGATATCGTTATTTCGAGATATATACGTCAACGTGGAAAACGACCAAGGCACATCCTTAAGAATATTTGCAGATGTCATCACGGCGCACTTGTCGAATTtgaagattaattttttacacattgaATTTGCTATTACGAATCTACCGCATTAATAGTAGGATATGTAGATTTCTTACACTCAAATGTGTCAAGTTCATTGTAAagaaacttacaattagttg
The Neodiprion fabricii isolate iyNeoFabr1 chromosome 5, iyNeoFabr1.1, whole genome shotgun sequence genome window above contains:
- the LOC124182335 gene encoding F-BAR domain only protein 2 isoform X5, whose product is MCVQKGLELEKLRKDNASQRELEKADAKFKKSQDDYKALVEKYNAIRNDFESKMTQACKRFQDIEETHLKHMKEFLNTYADVLQSNHEQVGQVHIDFKRQCLDMTVDKLLEQFVQSKYTGFEKPGVIEYEEVMLSLSATTTTQPAQQECSTDVSKATNGETGVAGKKLNSTKSWGVKGQGFLRSRREKRKEKKAKKKKDTVETSSNKEEKSDPEEKDDGRKSGTPTPEVDEDGFCIKPKVDPWENERGFYSSSDSDSEDERERKIRVEIKPLSNGSAPMSASVDELRATVENLSLSPVGTIMGRRGSNADTDHHMKRSQSVSQQLGGKPSSDLLGLNLFNPNSTPSSASTPTSGHPYAPLQSPPPLSSPPTISQPSLHTHAPATAHPNPRFQDSDLFSEVGEITVALPPKQSPSASSIAIPRPPSRRGDGVSTATSRGRVSPATLSRADSVASLEFRTSGVAVGSSRGPSPLTIGLADTIPLAVAFHEIVHSYFRGTDETRCQVKLSGDMMLSFPAGIVAVLANNPNPAKLIFRVKNSNRLERLLPNSQLISLDATQATADSTVFDFNMSALTTLLRRQAEQNPSASYFNVDILKYQIKNKDGAGSCPFQLVAYWKCETTHTDLKIDYKYNSRAMALPSPLLNVHIASLIDGGFKSLHSKPLAQWLPDSNRILWKFTELSQHSEGGGVGSLKARIELDQGPGSQGTIFTQFNCEGTTLSGVEFELVGVGYRLSLVKRRFVSGRYMCDGDSDLRPRYAAPPSTIN
- the LOC124182335 gene encoding F-BAR domain only protein 2 isoform X1 — encoded protein: MTVDFADYFWGEKNNGFDVLYHNMKHGAIASKELADFLRERSAIEESNYKLLSKVAKQASGSGGSHGTFAPVWAALRGAAEKLAGLHLQMAQKVGELIKDVSKYSDELHKKHKVVKEEESSTLDVVQSIQNTTVTLQKAKDMCVQKGLELEKLRKDNASQRELEKADAKFKKSQDDYKALVEKYNAIRNDFESKMTQACKRFQDIEETHLKHMKEFLNTYADVLQSNHEQVGQVHIDFKRQCLDMTVDKLLEQFVQSKYTGFEKPGVIEYEEVMLSLSATTTTQPAQQECSTDVSKATNGETGVAGKKLNSTKSWGVKGQGFLRSRREKRKEKKAKKKKDTVETSSNKEEKSDPEEKDDGRKSGTPTPEVDEDGFCIKPKVDPWENERGFYSSSDSDSEDERERKIRVEIKPLSNGSAPMSASVDELRATVENLSLSPVGTIMGRRGSNADTDHHMKRSQSVSQQLGGKPSSDLLGLNLFNPNSTPSSASTPTSGHPYAPLQSPPPLSSPPTISQPSLHTHAPATAHPNPRFQDSDLFSEVGEITVALPPKQSPSASSIAIPRPPSRRGDGVSTATSRGRVSPATLSRADSVASLEFRTSGVAVGSSRGPSPLTIGLADTIPLAVAFHEIVHSYFRGTDETRCQVKLSGDMMLSFPAGIVAVLANNPNPAKLIFRVKNSNRLERLLPNSQLISLDATQATADSTVFDFNMSALTTLLRRQAEQNPSASYFNVDILKYQIKNKDGAGSCPFQLVAYWKCETTHTDLKIDYKYNSRAMALPSPLLNVHIASLIDGGFKSLHSKPLAQWLPDSNRILWKFTELSQHSEGGGVGSLKARIELDQGPGSQGTIFTQFNCEGTTLSGVEFELVGVGYRLSLVKRRFVSGRYMCDGDSDLRPRYAAPPSTIN
- the LOC124182335 gene encoding F-BAR domain only protein 2 isoform X3 is translated as MTVDFADYFWGEKNNGFDVLYHNMKHGAIASKELADFLRERSAIEESNYKLLSKVAKQASGSGGSHGTFAPVWAALRGAAEKLAGLHLQMAQKVGELIKDVSKYSDELHKKHKVVKEEESSTLDVVQSIQNTTVTLQKAKDMCVQKGLELEKLRKDNASQRELEKADAKFKKSQDDYKALVEKYNAIRNDFESKMTQACKRFQDIEETHLKHMKEFLNTYADVLQSNHEQVGQVHIDFKRQCLDMTVDKLLEQFVQSKYTGFEKPGVIEYEEVMLSLSATTTTQPAQQECSTDVSKATNGETGVAGFLRSRREKRKEKKAKKKKDTVETSSNKEEKSDPEEKDDGRKSGTPTPEVDEDGFCIKPKVDPWENERGFYSSSDSDSEDERERKIRVEIKPLSNGSAPMSASVDELRATVENLSLSPVGTIMGRRGSNADTDHHMKRSQSVSQQLGGKPSSDLLGLNLFNPNSTPSSASTPTSGHPYAPLQSPPPLSSPPTISQPSLHTHAPATAHPNPRFQDSDLFSEVGEITVALPPKQSPSASSIAIPRPPSRRGDGVSTATSRGRVSPATLSRADSVASLEFRTSGVAVGSSRGPSPLTIGLADTIPLAVAFHEIVHSYFRGTDETRCQVKLSGDMMLSFPAGIVAVLANNPNPAKLIFRVKNSNRLERLLPNSQLISLDATQATADSTVFDFNMSALTTLLRRQAEQNPSASYFNVDILKYQIKNKDGAGSCPFQLVAYWKCETTHTDLKIDYKYNSRAMALPSPLLNVHIASLIDGGFKSLHSKPLAQWLPDSNRILWKFTELSQHSEGGGVGSLKARIELDQGPGSQGTIFTQFNCEGTTLSGVEFELVGVGYRLSLVKRRFVSGRYMCDGDSDLRPRYAAPPSTIN
- the LOC124182335 gene encoding F-BAR domain only protein 2 isoform X2, yielding MTVDFADYFWGEKNNGFDVLYHNMKHGAIASKELADFLRERSAIEESNYKLLSKVAKQASGSGGSHGTFAPVWAALRGAAEKLAGLHLQMAQKVGELIKDVSKYSDELHKKHKVVKEEESSTLDVVQSIQNTTVTLQKAKDMCVQKGLELEKLRKDNASQRELEKADAKFKKSQDDYKALVEKYNAIRNDFESKMTQACKRFQDIEETHLKHMKEFLNTYADVLQSNHEQVGQVHIDFKRQCLDMTVDKLLEQFVQSKYTGFEKPGVIEYEEVMLSLSATTTTQPAQQECSTDVSKATNGETGVAGKKLNSTKSWGVKGQGFLRSRREKRKEKKAKKKKDTVETSSNKEEKEEKDDGRKSGTPTPEVDEDGFCIKPKVDPWENERGFYSSSDSDSEDERERKIRVEIKPLSNGSAPMSASVDELRATVENLSLSPVGTIMGRRGSNADTDHHMKRSQSVSQQLGGKPSSDLLGLNLFNPNSTPSSASTPTSGHPYAPLQSPPPLSSPPTISQPSLHTHAPATAHPNPRFQDSDLFSEVGEITVALPPKQSPSASSIAIPRPPSRRGDGVSTATSRGRVSPATLSRADSVASLEFRTSGVAVGSSRGPSPLTIGLADTIPLAVAFHEIVHSYFRGTDETRCQVKLSGDMMLSFPAGIVAVLANNPNPAKLIFRVKNSNRLERLLPNSQLISLDATQATADSTVFDFNMSALTTLLRRQAEQNPSASYFNVDILKYQIKNKDGAGSCPFQLVAYWKCETTHTDLKIDYKYNSRAMALPSPLLNVHIASLIDGGFKSLHSKPLAQWLPDSNRILWKFTELSQHSEGGGVGSLKARIELDQGPGSQGTIFTQFNCEGTTLSGVEFELVGVGYRLSLVKRRFVSGRYMCDGDSDLRPRYAAPPSTIN
- the LOC124182335 gene encoding F-BAR domain only protein 2 isoform X4 yields the protein MTVDFADYFWGEKNNGFDVLYHNMKHGAIASKELADFLRERSAIEESNYKLLSKVAKQASGSGGSHGTFAPVWAALRGAAEKLAGLHLQMAQKVGELIKDVSKYSDELHKKHKVVKEEESSTLDVVQSIQNTTVTLQKAKDMCVQKGLELEKLRKDNASQRELEKADAKFKKSQDDYKALVEKYNAIRNDFESKMTQACKRFQDIEETHLKHMKEFLNTYADVLQSNHEQVGQVHIDFKRQCLDMTVDKLLEQFVQSKYTGFEKPGVIEYEEVMLSLSATTTTQPAQQECSTDVSKATNGETGVAGFLRSRREKRKEKKAKKKKDTVETSSNKEEKEEKDDGRKSGTPTPEVDEDGFCIKPKVDPWENERGFYSSSDSDSEDERERKIRVEIKPLSNGSAPMSASVDELRATVENLSLSPVGTIMGRRGSNADTDHHMKRSQSVSQQLGGKPSSDLLGLNLFNPNSTPSSASTPTSGHPYAPLQSPPPLSSPPTISQPSLHTHAPATAHPNPRFQDSDLFSEVGEITVALPPKQSPSASSIAIPRPPSRRGDGVSTATSRGRVSPATLSRADSVASLEFRTSGVAVGSSRGPSPLTIGLADTIPLAVAFHEIVHSYFRGTDETRCQVKLSGDMMLSFPAGIVAVLANNPNPAKLIFRVKNSNRLERLLPNSQLISLDATQATADSTVFDFNMSALTTLLRRQAEQNPSASYFNVDILKYQIKNKDGAGSCPFQLVAYWKCETTHTDLKIDYKYNSRAMALPSPLLNVHIASLIDGGFKSLHSKPLAQWLPDSNRILWKFTELSQHSEGGGVGSLKARIELDQGPGSQGTIFTQFNCEGTTLSGVEFELVGVGYRLSLVKRRFVSGRYMCDGDSDLRPRYAAPPSTIN